One stretch of Chitinophaga pendula DNA includes these proteins:
- a CDS encoding non-ribosomal peptide synthetase, producing MSDYNLSQIIGLLHEAHHQGVTISYEADELLVEAAEDIDIDEGLLDRLRNYKPSLLAYFRRQQEQEAEATLLPLSAADINDGPVPLSFGQERMWFIDQAGGSVQYHIPLALRVDGILDIAALEHAFRQVMERHAILRTVMRSDAGGVYQVLLPAGGWQLHVKEDGGISATEERLKVYIASVLQRPFDLSGDYMLRAELIRLSAGSCVLVIVMHHIASDGWSTGILVQELVECYSAAVERRAAQLPELPVQYGDYAIWQRRQCDAGRLSQQLDYWRQQLGGVQPLLLPTDHVRPAVQSIRGAAYLFEVDATLKRQLYMLCQQQEVTLFMLLLSVFKVLLYRYSGQTDICVGTPVAGRNRRELEGLIGLFINTLALRSVIQPEESFADLLKAVKQTTIAAYERQEVPFERVVEEIEQKRDLSRNPVYQVVFGLQNVPPAPELSLGDVVLSQEEVEHTTSKFDIRLSMEEYEHGIYARIEYRTDLFESATIERMGSHYLQLLYGVVSDVEQAIGQLPLLSSTEQLQLDSLQDSGQVIGVFRSVPSQFTARVAQHPEQTALVFGGQQYTYAQVEAYSDRLAMYLYSRGIGAGSLVPICMERSAEMIVAILAVLKSGAAYVPLEPDYPESRLQYVLSDTSAAIVLVSQRLGFVTSCEQLEVLSWLSGSAATAAVTLSLPVIDSGMTAYVIYTSGSTGMPKGVMVSHGNLHDYLAGLGERLPIADCSSYALVSSIATDLGNTVLYASLVFGGVLHLFSRDMINDAERLTAYFDLHRIDCVKIVPSHWRALSGGRRLLLPDRVLIFGGELLDRGVVDSIRDCGYTGVVANHYGPTETTIGKLLYVVQPGAVRGSSVPIGRPFGNTRVYVLSGSGQRCPVGVPGELYIGGGGVALGYLHQDEQTAVRFISDPLDAGSGLRFYRTGDRVKYLPGGDIVFLGRVDEQVKIRGYRVEPGEVSSLIQSCVGVSAAVVIARADHSGVYGLHAYITVDADYEEEALWLHLRSGLPEHLQPATVTVLPVMPQLPNGKIDRQALPDPVQAPRADATADVLWTPLQEQLRDIWALLLEESGIGLGDDFFSMGGHSLLAIRLISAVRKEVGVDMSIGEVFDHPTLGGMSELLSSRQQVQDGGQQLSVQARPAHIPLSYSQERLWFIDQLEGSVHYHIPVVLQLRGVLDIAALSYALRGIVNRHEVLRTVVYMQDGIPFQRVLEKDLWELSVISYAGEKDAAGLSDYLQALTTAPFDLSRDHMLRAHLLVTGVDEYLLVVTLHHIASDGWSNSITVRELAALYNAAVAGKEAVLTPLPLQYADYAIWQRAHFSGTLLATQLDYWRRQLDQAATLEIQTDHPRRQIANWQGDGVGFHLDKMLSQQLTALSQAQGVTLFMTLLAAFKVLLYRYTGQTDICVGTATAGRTRQETENLIGFFINSLALRSTVRGDSAFAELLQQVKQTTLDAYAHQDVPFEQVVDAVVKQRDTYRTPLFQVLFVLQNVPGSTTLQLGDIVPEEVAHGVSTTQFELSMTLSVTEDSLSGSIIYATDLFERGRIERMLLHYEQLLRSIVSDVGQPVSLLPMLGAEEAATLLAMSRNEAAYPQEVSIVALLEAQAFRTPDHIAVTDGEATISYAQLQARSNQLAHYLRGQGVGEDVLVPICLGRNIDMVVGILGILKAGGAYVPVDPAYPASRIAYILEDTQASVVVSSNAYRHLLPVEGVVCLDAAAAVIGTYPETVPMIHIPTCSLAYIIYTSGSTGRPKGVMITHENVVRLFEHEGQLYDFRSTDVWTLFHSFSFDFSVWELYGALLYGGRVVLVSGEDARDTAAFAALLHREGVTVLNQTPAAFYLLQEELASSPLPLALRYVIFGGEALDTSRLVWWLEHYPLAKLINMYGITETTVHVSYQRIGFAETQQGSLIGRSIPTLDLYVLDGVQQLCPIGVAGELCVGGAGLARGYLHQAELTASRFIAGAPLAGITERLYRSGDLGYRRSDGQIVYLGRIDEQVKIRGYRIEPGEISRVLQEHGTVSAALVTAPLDSGGERRLVGYVVCEGGAAFDQALLLAYLRERLPSHMIPSVLVELAAIPLTGNGKVDRAALPLPDEEVRQVAYEAPRTELEHQLAALWEDLLPISAPGIHDNFFERGGHSLLAIRLVSAIRKKLQRDLPVRYIFDHPTIAGLGARLIKEAGTVSLPLLPREDKTAPIPLSYSQERLWFIDQLEGSQHYHVPVVLRITGPLNRGVLSHSLQVIVNRHEVLRTVIAATPSGNYQQVLDKDGWQLDILSDPRFTDADYCQGYIRELVTAPFDLCRDHMLRASLLILSGEEHILVLTMHHIAYDGWSSGVLSRELTELYNAYIQRRPARLPSLAIQYADYTIWQRDRLSGEEGVGLLGYWKEQLAGVLPLVLQTDLVRPAVPSLRGDTVYLSLDPSLTAALQQLSQSQEVTLFMTLLTAFKVLLYRYTAQEDICVGTIVAGRTQQETEDMIGFFVNTLALRSQVDGAEGYNKLLQQVKQTVLDGYAHQDAPFEQVVDAVVQERDMSRTPLFQVLFLLQQYAAPATLELSGLQLSGEDSDLQAAKFDLTLTVEMVEGGLSCGMLYATDLFERGRIERMLLHYEQLLRSIVSDVEQPVSLLPMLGAEEAATLLAMSRNEAAYPQEVSIVALLEAQAFRTPDHIAVTDGEATISYAQLQARSNQLAHYLRGQGVGEDVLVPICLGRNIDMVVGILGILKAGGAYVPVDPAYPASRIAYILEDTQASVVVSSNAYRHLLPVEGVVCLDAAAAVIGTYPETVPMIHIPTCSLAYIIYTSGSTGRPKGVMITHENVVRLFEHEGQLYDFRSTDVWTLFHSFSFDFSVWELYGALLYGGRVVLVSGEDARDTAAFAALLHREGVTVLNQTPAAFYLLQEELASSPLPLALRYVIFGGEALDTSRLVWWLEHYPLAKLINMYGITETTVHVSYQRIGFAETQQGSLIGRSIPTLDLYVLDGVQQLCPIGVAGELCVGGAGLARGYLHQAELTASRFIAGAPLAGITERLYRSGDLGYRRSDGQIVYLGRIDEQVKIRGYRIEPGEISRVLQEHGTVSAALVTAPLDSGGERRLVGYVVCEGGAAFDQALLLAYLRERLPSHMIPSVLVELAAIPLTGNGKVDRAALPLPDEEVRQVAYEAPRTELEHQLAALWEDLLPISAPGIHDNFFERGGHSFAVIRLSQAIQQQLHTRVLVRDIYMHPTIAGLSAHIAAGGGEVVTETAVPSLLSKHLLPLNKTVHAAPVFIVPGGYGVSNGYDELGRAMEQLAPVYGIQMQGVFAGETPLADIPSIAARHIEWIRGIQPEGPYRLIGHSFGGYVAYEMVRQLEATGADVDLLVILDTTSQALSGATADELLTPAHVTAIMQFLEQYHIIATPYPEWVDALAVHLSGLRFGEVTAFLGAYLREHWGEASEHAAFVLRVNELDIRHGLIPYRPEGQVKAPLLVVKAATRKKDEQWLGWDVHAFTIDQLTVSGDHHTMILEASARELARHLQKHYKL from the coding sequence ATGTCTGATTATAATTTGTCACAGATCATAGGGCTGTTACACGAAGCCCATCATCAGGGTGTTACTATTTCTTACGAAGCCGATGAATTGCTGGTGGAGGCAGCGGAGGATATCGATATAGATGAAGGTTTGCTGGACCGGCTGCGGAACTATAAACCATCGTTGCTGGCCTATTTCCGGCGTCAGCAGGAGCAGGAAGCGGAAGCGACGTTATTGCCATTGTCGGCCGCCGATATAAATGACGGTCCTGTTCCGCTTTCTTTCGGGCAGGAGCGGATGTGGTTTATTGACCAGGCGGGGGGCAGTGTACAATATCATATTCCGCTGGCGTTGCGGGTGGATGGGATATTGGATATTGCTGCGCTGGAACATGCTTTCCGGCAGGTTATGGAGCGTCATGCTATTCTCCGTACGGTGATGCGGTCGGATGCGGGCGGTGTATACCAGGTGTTGCTACCTGCGGGCGGATGGCAACTGCATGTAAAGGAGGATGGTGGTATCAGCGCTACGGAGGAGCGATTAAAAGTTTATATAGCAAGTGTATTGCAGCGTCCGTTCGATCTGTCCGGTGACTATATGTTACGGGCCGAATTAATAAGGCTGTCGGCTGGTTCTTGTGTGTTGGTGATCGTTATGCATCACATTGCATCGGACGGTTGGTCAACCGGTATATTGGTGCAGGAGCTGGTGGAATGTTACAGTGCAGCTGTTGAGCGGCGGGCGGCTCAGTTGCCGGAGTTGCCGGTACAATATGGTGATTATGCTATCTGGCAGCGCAGGCAATGTGATGCCGGCCGGTTATCGCAGCAGTTGGATTACTGGCGGCAGCAGTTGGGAGGTGTGCAACCATTGTTATTGCCTACGGATCATGTGCGCCCTGCGGTACAAAGTATACGCGGTGCGGCTTATTTATTTGAGGTAGATGCTACGCTCAAGCGACAATTATATATGCTTTGTCAGCAGCAAGAGGTTACTTTATTCATGTTGTTGTTGTCTGTCTTTAAAGTGTTGTTATATCGTTACAGCGGGCAGACGGATATCTGTGTGGGTACTCCTGTTGCGGGCAGGAACCGGCGGGAATTGGAAGGCCTCATCGGATTGTTCATCAATACGCTGGCATTGCGCAGTGTGATACAGCCGGAGGAGTCGTTTGCTGATTTACTGAAGGCGGTAAAACAAACTACTATCGCCGCTTATGAGCGGCAGGAGGTACCCTTTGAGCGCGTGGTGGAAGAGATAGAGCAAAAGCGAGACCTGAGCCGGAACCCGGTATACCAGGTTGTATTTGGACTACAGAACGTACCACCGGCTCCGGAGCTTTCCCTCGGCGATGTGGTGTTGTCGCAGGAGGAGGTGGAGCATACGACCTCCAAATTTGATATCCGCCTGTCGATGGAAGAATATGAACACGGTATTTATGCGAGGATAGAGTACCGTACGGATCTTTTTGAATCGGCGACTATTGAGCGGATGGGAAGTCATTATCTGCAGTTGTTGTACGGTGTGGTATCGGATGTGGAGCAGGCGATCGGTCAGTTGCCCTTGCTGAGTAGTACGGAGCAGTTGCAGCTGGACAGTCTGCAAGATAGTGGTCAGGTGATTGGTGTATTCCGTAGTGTACCGTCACAGTTTACGGCCCGGGTTGCGCAGCATCCGGAGCAGACGGCGCTGGTGTTTGGCGGACAGCAGTATACTTATGCGCAGGTGGAAGCCTATAGCGACCGGCTGGCGATGTACCTGTACAGCCGCGGTATTGGCGCCGGTAGCCTGGTACCTATTTGTATGGAACGATCTGCGGAGATGATCGTGGCGATCCTGGCGGTGTTGAAGAGTGGCGCGGCATATGTGCCATTGGAGCCGGACTACCCGGAAAGCCGGTTGCAATATGTACTGTCGGATACGAGCGCTGCCATAGTGCTGGTAAGTCAGCGACTGGGATTCGTTACTAGTTGTGAGCAGTTGGAGGTGCTGTCCTGGTTGTCTGGTTCAGCAGCGACAGCGGCAGTAACCTTGTCATTGCCTGTTATAGATAGTGGTATGACCGCTTATGTGATCTATACTTCCGGTAGCACGGGTATGCCTAAGGGGGTGATGGTGAGTCATGGTAACCTGCATGATTACCTGGCAGGATTGGGTGAGCGATTGCCGATAGCGGATTGTAGCAGTTATGCGCTGGTATCGAGTATTGCTACTGATCTTGGTAATACGGTTTTGTATGCATCGCTTGTATTTGGTGGTGTGTTGCATTTGTTCTCCCGTGATATGATCAATGATGCGGAGCGATTGACGGCTTATTTCGATCTCCACCGTATAGACTGTGTAAAGATCGTGCCATCGCACTGGCGTGCGTTGTCTGGCGGCAGGAGGTTATTGTTGCCGGATCGTGTGTTGATCTTTGGTGGTGAGTTGTTGGATCGAGGCGTGGTGGATAGTATCCGGGATTGTGGTTATACGGGTGTGGTAGCCAACCACTATGGACCTACGGAGACGACGATCGGCAAGCTGTTGTATGTAGTACAGCCAGGTGCTGTTAGGGGCAGCTCGGTGCCTATAGGGCGACCATTTGGGAATACGCGGGTGTATGTGCTGAGTGGCAGTGGTCAACGCTGTCCGGTAGGTGTTCCCGGGGAGTTGTATATCGGCGGCGGTGGTGTGGCGTTGGGTTATCTGCACCAGGATGAGCAGACGGCGGTCCGATTTATTAGCGACCCGTTGGATGCGGGTAGCGGACTAAGATTTTATCGTACGGGTGACCGTGTTAAATATTTGCCAGGTGGTGATATTGTATTCCTTGGCCGAGTGGATGAGCAGGTGAAGATCCGGGGTTACCGGGTGGAGCCCGGTGAGGTGAGCAGTCTGATACAATCGTGTGTGGGAGTGTCTGCAGCGGTGGTGATAGCGCGGGCGGATCACAGTGGTGTTTATGGTTTACACGCCTATATCACGGTGGATGCTGATTATGAGGAGGAGGCGTTGTGGTTGCATTTGCGTAGTGGATTGCCGGAGCATTTACAGCCCGCTACGGTGACGGTATTACCTGTGATGCCACAGTTGCCGAATGGGAAGATTGACCGGCAGGCTTTACCCGACCCGGTGCAGGCACCGCGAGCGGATGCTACCGCTGATGTGTTGTGGACGCCCTTACAGGAGCAGCTACGCGATATCTGGGCGTTGTTGCTGGAAGAATCGGGTATAGGATTGGGGGATGACTTTTTCAGTATGGGCGGTCACTCATTGCTGGCTATCCGGTTGATCTCTGCGGTACGTAAGGAAGTGGGTGTTGATATGAGTATAGGAGAAGTCTTTGATCATCCGACGCTGGGCGGCATGAGTGAATTATTGTCTTCTCGTCAGCAGGTGCAGGATGGCGGACAGCAGCTGAGTGTGCAGGCCCGTCCTGCACATATCCCGTTATCGTACAGCCAGGAGCGTTTATGGTTCATTGATCAGCTGGAAGGCAGTGTGCATTATCATATACCGGTGGTGTTACAGTTGCGTGGTGTGCTGGATATTGCTGCCCTGTCGTATGCTTTACGTGGTATCGTAAACCGGCATGAGGTGTTGCGGACAGTGGTTTATATGCAGGACGGTATTCCTTTTCAGCGCGTGTTGGAAAAGGACCTATGGGAACTGTCTGTAATATCCTATGCAGGAGAGAAGGATGCCGCCGGATTATCTGATTATTTGCAGGCGCTGACGACGGCGCCATTTGACTTATCTAGGGATCACATGTTGCGTGCGCATTTGCTGGTGACAGGTGTAGACGAATACCTGTTGGTGGTGACGTTGCATCATATTGCTTCGGACGGGTGGTCTAACAGTATTACGGTGCGTGAGCTGGCTGCTTTGTATAATGCCGCGGTAGCGGGTAAGGAAGCCGTTCTGACGCCTTTGCCCTTACAATATGCAGATTATGCTATCTGGCAGCGGGCTCATTTTTCGGGTACGTTATTGGCGACGCAGCTGGACTACTGGCGGCGGCAGCTGGACCAGGCAGCTACGCTGGAGATACAGACGGATCATCCGCGGCGGCAGATAGCTAACTGGCAGGGTGACGGTGTGGGTTTTCATTTGGATAAGATGCTTTCCCAGCAGTTAACGGCGTTATCGCAAGCGCAAGGTGTTACGCTGTTTATGACGCTGCTGGCAGCCTTTAAGGTATTGTTGTACCGATATACGGGGCAGACGGATATTTGTGTGGGAACTGCTACTGCCGGCAGGACCAGACAGGAGACAGAAAACCTGATCGGATTCTTTATCAATTCACTGGCGCTCCGTAGTACGGTGCGAGGTGATAGTGCATTTGCGGAGCTGTTGCAGCAAGTAAAACAAACGACGTTGGATGCGTATGCGCACCAGGATGTTCCTTTTGAGCAAGTGGTGGATGCGGTTGTCAAGCAACGGGATACTTACCGGACGCCATTATTCCAGGTGTTGTTTGTATTACAGAATGTGCCCGGGTCGACCACTTTACAATTAGGAGATATTGTACCTGAGGAGGTTGCTCACGGAGTCAGCACTACGCAGTTTGAGTTGAGTATGACGCTGTCGGTTACGGAGGACAGCTTGTCGGGGAGTATTATTTACGCTACGGATCTTTTTGAGCGTGGGCGTATTGAGCGTATGCTGTTGCATTATGAGCAGTTATTGCGCAGTATAGTATCGGATGTGGGGCAACCGGTATCGTTGCTGCCGATGTTGGGCGCTGAGGAAGCGGCGACTTTGCTGGCGATGAGCCGTAATGAAGCTGCTTACCCGCAGGAGGTGAGTATTGTTGCGCTGCTGGAGGCACAGGCTTTCCGTACGCCGGATCATATCGCCGTGACGGATGGTGAGGCTACGATCAGTTATGCGCAGTTGCAGGCGCGGTCTAATCAGCTGGCACATTATTTACGCGGTCAAGGTGTGGGGGAGGATGTGTTGGTGCCGATCTGCCTGGGACGTAATATTGACATGGTGGTGGGGATATTGGGGATCTTAAAAGCCGGCGGCGCTTATGTGCCGGTGGACCCTGCTTATCCGGCCAGCCGTATTGCCTATATACTGGAGGATACGCAGGCCAGTGTGGTGGTCAGCAGTAATGCTTACCGTCATTTGTTGCCGGTAGAAGGGGTGGTGTGCCTGGATGCTGCAGCCGCTGTGATCGGTACTTATCCGGAGACAGTCCCTATGATACATATACCCACCTGTTCGCTGGCTTATATTATCTATACTTCTGGTTCTACGGGCCGTCCCAAAGGGGTGATGATCACGCATGAGAATGTGGTCCGGTTGTTTGAGCATGAGGGTCAGTTATATGATTTTAGGTCGACGGATGTTTGGACTTTGTTCCATTCCTTCAGTTTTGACTTTTCGGTATGGGAGCTATACGGCGCCTTATTGTACGGCGGACGTGTGGTGTTGGTATCTGGGGAGGATGCCCGTGATACGGCTGCTTTTGCGGCTTTGTTGCACCGGGAAGGGGTGACGGTATTGAACCAGACGCCGGCGGCATTTTACCTGTTGCAGGAGGAGTTGGCATCGTCCCCATTACCCTTGGCGTTGCGGTATGTGATCTTTGGCGGAGAGGCGTTGGATACGAGTAGGTTGGTATGGTGGCTGGAGCATTATCCGTTGGCGAAGTTGATCAATATGTACGGTATAACGGAGACGACGGTGCATGTCAGTTACCAGCGTATTGGGTTTGCGGAGACGCAGCAAGGCAGTCTCATCGGGCGTTCTATACCGACGCTGGACCTGTATGTGCTGGACGGAGTGCAGCAGTTGTGTCCGATAGGAGTAGCCGGGGAGTTGTGTGTGGGCGGTGCCGGATTGGCACGAGGGTATCTGCATCAGGCGGAGCTGACGGCGAGTCGATTTATTGCCGGCGCGCCATTGGCCGGTATTACGGAGCGTCTGTATCGTAGTGGTGACCTTGGATACCGTCGTAGTGACGGTCAGATCGTGTACCTGGGTCGTATAGACGAGCAGGTAAAGATCCGTGGTTACCGGATAGAGCCCGGTGAGATCTCGCGTGTGTTGCAGGAGCATGGTACTGTAAGTGCCGCTTTAGTGACGGCACCTTTGGATAGTGGAGGGGAGCGGCGTTTGGTGGGTTATGTGGTATGTGAAGGAGGAGCAGCATTTGACCAGGCGTTGTTGCTGGCTTATCTGCGGGAGCGTTTACCATCGCATATGATCCCATCGGTGTTGGTGGAGTTGGCGGCGATCCCGTTGACGGGTAATGGTAAGGTGGACCGTGCGGCGTTGCCCTTGCCGGATGAGGAGGTGCGGCAAGTTGCCTATGAGGCGCCCCGTACGGAGCTGGAGCATCAGCTGGCCGCGCTTTGGGAGGATTTGCTACCCATCAGTGCCCCTGGCATCCATGATAATTTCTTTGAGCGGGGCGGGCATTCGTTGCTTGCTATCCGTTTGGTATCAGCGATCCGGAAGAAGTTACAAAGGGATTTGCCGGTGCGGTATATTTTTGATCATCCTACTATTGCCGGTTTAGGGGCCAGGTTAATCAAAGAGGCAGGTACTGTGTCTCTGCCATTGCTTCCGCGGGAGGACAAGACGGCACCGATACCGTTGTCGTATAGCCAGGAGCGTTTATGGTTCATTGACCAGCTGGAAGGCAGTCAGCATTACCACGTACCTGTTGTACTTCGTATAACGGGGCCATTGAACAGGGGGGTGCTATCGCATAGCCTGCAGGTGATCGTTAATCGCCATGAAGTATTGCGGACTGTTATTGCGGCTACGCCATCGGGTAATTACCAGCAGGTGCTGGACAAGGATGGCTGGCAGCTGGACATTTTATCTGATCCACGATTTACGGATGCGGATTATTGCCAAGGTTATATCCGGGAGTTGGTGACGGCGCCATTTGATCTATGCCGGGATCATATGTTACGGGCGAGTTTGCTGATCTTGTCTGGCGAGGAGCATATCCTGGTGCTGACGATGCATCATATTGCTTATGACGGGTGGTCTTCGGGTGTTTTATCTAGGGAGCTAACGGAATTATATAATGCTTATATACAGCGACGACCGGCACGGTTGCCCTCTTTAGCCATACAATATGCGGACTATACGATCTGGCAGCGAGATCGTTTGTCCGGAGAGGAAGGAGTGGGATTACTAGGTTATTGGAAGGAGCAGTTAGCCGGCGTGTTGCCATTGGTGTTACAAACGGACCTGGTGCGACCGGCCGTCCCCAGTCTGCGGGGAGATACTGTTTACCTGTCGCTGGACCCATCGTTGACGGCAGCATTGCAACAGCTGTCACAATCACAAGAGGTGACACTCTTTATGACACTGCTGACGGCCTTTAAGGTGTTGTTATACCGGTATACGGCACAGGAAGATATTTGTGTGGGGACGATTGTGGCTGGCAGGACACAGCAGGAGACGGAAGATATGATCGGATTTTTTGTCAATACGCTGGCATTGAGGAGCCAGGTAGATGGCGCTGAAGGTTACAACAAATTATTACAGCAAGTAAAGCAGACCGTATTAGACGGTTATGCGCACCAGGATGCTCCCTTTGAGCAAGTGGTAGATGCCGTTGTGCAGGAAAGGGATATGAGCCGGACGCCGTTGTTTCAGGTATTATTCCTGTTGCAGCAATATGCGGCGCCGGCGACGCTGGAATTATCCGGCTTACAGTTATCCGGGGAGGACAGTGATCTGCAGGCTGCCAAGTTTGATCTGACATTGACGGTAGAGATGGTGGAAGGAGGATTGTCCTGTGGGATGTTGTATGCTACGGATCTTTTTGAGCGTGGGCGTATTGAGCGTATGCTGTTGCATTATGAGCAGTTATTGCGCAGTATAGTATCGGATGTGGAGCAACCGGTATCGTTGCTGCCGATGTTGGGCGCTGAGGAAGCGGCGACTTTGCTGGCGATGAGCCGTAATGAAGCTGCTTACCCGCAGGAGGTGAGTATTGTTGCGCTGCTGGAGGCACAGGCTTTCCGTACGCCGGATCATATCGCCGTGACGGATGGTGAGGCTACGATCAGTTATGCGCAGTTGCAGGCGCGGTCTAATCAGCTGGCGCATTATTTACGCGGTCAAGGTGTGGGGGAGGATGTGTTGGTGCCGATCTGCCTGGGACGTAATATTGACATGGTGGTGGGGATATTGGGGATCTTAAAAGCCGGCGGCGCTTATGTGCCGGTGGACCCTGCTTATCCGGCCAGCCGTATTGCCTATATACTGGAGGATACGCAGGCCAGTGTGGTGGTCAGCAGTAATGCTTACCGTCATTTGTTGCCGGTAGAAGGGGTGGTGTGCCTGGATGCTGCAGCCGCTGTGATCGGTACTTATCCGGAGACAGTCCCTATGATACATATACCCACCTGTTCGCTGGCTTATATTATCTATACTTCTGGTTCTACGGGCCGTCCCAAAGGGGTGATGATCACGCATGAGAATGTGGTCCGGTTGTTTGAGCATGAGGGTCAGTTATATGATTTTAGGTCGACGGATGTTTGGACTTTGTTCCATTCCTTCAGTTTTGACTTTTCGGTATGGGAGCTATACGGCGCCTTATTGTACGGCGGACGTGTGGTGTTGGTATCTGGGGAGGATGCCCGTGATACGGCTGCTTTTGCGGCTTTGTTGCACCGGGAAGGGGTGACGGTATTGAACCAGACGCCGGCGGCATTTTACCTGTTGCAGGAGGAGTTGGCATCGTCCCCATTACCCTTGGCGTTGCGGTATGTGATCTTTGGCGGAGAGGCGTTGGATACGAGTAGGTTGGTATGGTGGCTGGAGCATTATCCGTTGGCGAAGTTGATCAATATGTACGGTATAACAGAGACGACGGTGCATGTCAGTTACCAGCGTATTGGGTTTGCGGAGACGCAGCAAGGCAGTCTCATCGGGCGTTCTATACCGACGCTGGACCTGTATGTGCTGGACGGAGTGCAGCAGTTGTGTCCGATAGGAGTAGCCGGGGAGTTGTGTGTGGGTGGCGCCGGATTGGCACGAGGGTATCTGCATCAGGCGGAGCTGACTGCGAGTCGATTTATTGCCGGCGCGCCATTGGCCGGTATTACGGAGCGTCTGTATCGTAGTGGTGACCTTGGATACCGTCGTAGTGACGGTCAGATCGTGTACCTGGGTCGTATAGACGAGCAGGTAAAGATCCGTGGTTACCGGATAGAGCCCGGTGAGATCTCGCGTGTGTTGCAGGAGCATGGTACTGTAAGTGCCGCTTTAGTGACGGCACCCTTGGATAGTGGAGGGGAGCGGCGTTTGGTGGGTTATGTGGTATGTGAAGGAGGAGCAGCATTTGACCAGGCGTTGTTGCTGGCTTATCTGCGGGAGCGTTTACCATCGCATATGATCCCATCGGTGTTGGTGGAGTTGGCGGCGATCCCGTTGACGGGTAATGGTAAGGTGGACCGTGCGGCGTTGCCTTTGCCGGATGAGGAGGTGCGGCAAGTTGCCTATGAGGCGCCCCGTACGGAGCTGGAGCATCAGCTGGCCGCGCTTTGGGAGGATTTGCTACCCATCAGTGCCCCTGGCATCCATGATAATTTCTTTGAGCGGGGCGGCCATTCTTTTGCTGTTATCCGGCTTTCTCAGGCGATACAGCAACAGCTGCATACGCGTGTGTTGGTCCGGGACATATATATGCATCCTACGATTGCGGGGTTGAGTGCGCATATTGCCGCTGGCGGGGGAGAAGTGGTAACGGAGACGGCAGTACCTTCATTATTATCCAAACACTTATTGCCCCTTAATAAAACGGTGCATGCGGCGCCGGTGTTTATAGTTCCCGGCGGTTATGGGGTGAGTAATGGTTATGATGAGCTGGGGCGGGCCATGGAGCAACTTGCGCCGGTATATGGCATACAGATGCAAGGTGTATTTGCCGGGGAGACGCCATTGGCGGATATTCCTTCTATTGCGGCCCGGCATATTGAATGGATCCGGGGGATACAGCCGGAGGGACCTTACCGGCTTATAGGGCATTCTTTCGGCGGCTATGTGGCTTACGAGATGGTCCGGCAGCTGGAGGCGACGGGAGCGGACGTTGATCTGCTGGTGATACTGGATACTACGAGCCAGGCTTTGAGTGGTGCTACTGCTGATGAGCTGCTTACGCCAGCGCATGTTACGGCTATTATGCAATTCCTGGAGCAGTATCACATTATTGCCACACCTTATCCGGAGTGGGTGGATGCGTTGGCGGTACATTTATCGGGATTACGATTTGGGGAGGTGACGGCATTTCTGGGTGCTTATTTACGGGAGCATTGGGGGGAAGCCAGCGAGCATGCGGCGTTTGTGCTACGTGTGAATGAGCTGGACATCCGTCACGGGCTGATCCCTTACCGGCCGGAGGGGCAGGTGAAGGCGCCATTACTGGTGGTCAAGGCTGCTACCCGCAAAAAGGATGAACAGTGGCTGGGATGGGACGTGCATGCGTTTACGATAGACCAGCTGACTGTTAGCGGGGATCATCATACGATGATCCTGGAGGCGAGTGCGCGGGAGCTGGCCCGGCATTTACAAAAGCATTATAAACTTTAG